TGCAGGCCTCGCCGTGCGGTCAGCCGTCGAGCGCTATCTGCCCTCGGCACTCGGCGACGGGAAATCAGCGCGCGGCGTGCTCGGGCGCATCCGGCGCAGGCTGATCGCCATCGCGCGCGCGGCGCATCGCGACGATCTGGTGGCGCTGCTCGACCATCCGGTGGAAGAACGCGAGCGGCACGCCAAGGCTGTCGCGCAGGCAATCGACAGCCTGCGCACCGCCCGCCCTCCCGAGCCCCAGATCGCCGACGACATCGCACAGTGGTTCGCTCCGCGCGCCGTACGGGCGCTGTACGCGCACGGCATTACCACGCTCGCCGACCTCACCGTGCGCATTCCGCGCCGCCGCCAATGGTGGAAGGCCGTGCCAGGACTCGGCATGGCGAGCGCCCGCGCAATCGAAGCGTTCTTCGCGGCGTGGCCCGCACTCACGGAAAAGGCGCGCGCGCTCATCGTGGCGAGCCAGCGCGGCGACATCGCACCGTGGGAATCGCTGAAGCTGCCGCACGAAGTCGATGGCTCCGAAGGCGCGTTCCGGGCACCGCGCGCGACCTGCACGCTGGATGCTTCGAACGACTATGAAGCCGTGCAGACCTGGCTGGCGCTGCATGAATCGCCCGCCACGCAGCGTACCTACAGGAAGGAAGCGGAACGCCTGATCCTCTGGGCGATCGTCGAGCGCGGCCGCGCGCTCTCGTCGCTCACGACCGAAGATGCCATCGCCTACCGCGCGTTCCTGCGCCATCCGTCCCCGCGCGGCCGCTGGGTCGGGCCTGTGCGAGCGCGCACCTCGCCGGACTGGCGGCCGTTCAACGGCAGCCTCTCGGCGCGCTCGGTCGCGCATGCGCTGTCGATCCTCGGCGCGCTGTTCCGCTGGCTAATCGAGCAGCGCTACGTGCTCGCGAATCCGTTTTCGGGCGTGAAAGTGCGCGGCGCGAGCGGCGCGCAAGTCCTCGATACCTCGCACGCATTCAGCGAAGGGGAATGGGCGCTCGCGCGCACGATCGCAGACGGCCTCGAGTGGTCATACGGCTGGTCGGCGCCGGCGGCACAGCGGCTGCGCTTCCTGCTGGATTTCGGCTATGCGACCGGCCTGCGCGCGAGCGAACTGGTTGGAGCCACGCTCGGACATGTCGAGACGGATGCGCGCGGCGATCACTGGCTGCGCGTAACGGGCAAGGGAAAGAAACTTGCGCGCGTCGCCTTGCCGCCGCTCGCCTGGGAGGCGCTCGCGCGCTATCTGGCCGAACGCGACCTGCCGGTCGTGCCCTTGCGCTGGAATCCGGCGACTCCGGTCATCGGCAGTCTCGAGGCCGACAGCGACGCGACGATCAGCAGCGCGCGTTTGTGGGGTGTGCTTCGGCGTTTTTTCCTGCTGGCCGCACAGGCCATCGAGGCCGATCATGCGCCGCTTGCGGAAAAGCTGCGCCGCGCGAGTCCACACTGGATGCGCCACACGCATGCCACGCACGCGCTCGGCCGCGGCGCGGAACTCACCACGGTACGCGACAACCTGCGGCACGCTTCTGTCTCGACCACCTCGATCTATCTGCACAGCGACGAGGTCAAACGCGCACGGCAAATCGCGGACGCGTTTGCCAAGCCAAAGTGAGCGTGATCCACGCGGGTTGCGTATCAGCTAACCGAACCCATCGCCGACTGCTGATAGTTTTCAAGGCCGATCTTGTCGATCAACCCAAGCTGGATTTCCAGCCAGTCGATGTGATCCTCCGTGTCGTCGAGGATCTCGACGAAAATCTCCCTCGACACGAAATCCCGAACGGATTCGCAGTACGGAATGGCTTCCTTGCACTGCGCCTGCGCAATACGTTCGAGCTTGAGGTCGCACTCGAGCACCTCGCGCACATCCTCGCCGATCAGAAGTTTGCTAAGGTCCTGCAGATTAGGCAGCCCGTCGAGCATCAAAATGCGCTCGATCAGTTTGTCGGCATGCTTCATCTCCTCGATCGACTCGTCATATTCATGTTTGCCGAGTCCTGCAAGGCCCCAGTGCCCGTATAGGCGCGCGTGCAGAAAATACTGATTAATCGCCGTCAGCTCGTTTTTTAGCTCCGCATTGAGATATTCGATAACTTTCGGATCCGATTGCATGACTCCCTCCAGAGCGCTGCGCCGTTGTCGCGTCGAGACAATTAGAAGGAGCATAGACATTCAGCGTGCGCACCGTGCGAACAAAAGCGTCAATGAGAAGAATTCCGCTTTATATCTGCCCGATTTGTACAGAGGAATGACGCTTTGAACCGCTCCCCATTGGTTAATGGTTATACACGCGAACATAATCTCGGGGCCGCGCATTTACCCGTGCGGCGCGAAGAACGCCACCACCGGCACTCACGGCGATTTTCGCCAACTGACCGACGTGCCTTGCACCAGCGGCCAGTGAGCGTTTCCCGGTCTGCGAACGTGCGGGCGGTTCGGGTATGATCGCGGCAGCATCGCATTCTATTCGTATTCCTCACGACTAAATTGTCATGGAAACAGGTATGTCGACGTCACAGCCGGCCCGTGCGAGATCCGCGCTTGAAGTGCTGCGCGTCTTTCTGAAACTGGGCCTGACGTCCTTTGGTGGTCCCATTGCCCATATCGGCTACTTCCGTCGCGAGTTTGTCGAGCGGCGTCGTTGGCTCGACGACGAGACCTTTACGGACCTGGTCGGCCTCTGCCAATTTCTCCCGGGTCCCGCCAGTAGCCAGACCGGATTCTCAATCGGTCTGCTGCGCGCCGGCTGGCTCGGCGGCCTGGCGGCCTGGTGCGGCTTCACGCTGCCGTCAGTCGCGCTGCTGATCGCGTTTGCCATCATCGCGCCCGAACTCGGGGGTCCTGCGGGAAGCGGACTGATTCATGGGCTGAAACTCGTCGCCGTTGCCGTCGTCGCGCAAGCCGTATGGGATATGGCGCGCCGCCTATGCCCTGACCGTCGCCGCGGCGGCATCGCACTCGTTGCCGTCGTGTTTCTCGCCATGATGAATACGGCGTATGCGCAGTTGATCGTCATCGTGCTCGGCGCAGTGCTCGGTATCGTGCTATGCCGCTCCACTTCTTTGGGTACCGTTGTCGGCTCGCGTGAGCCTATGCTGGCGTTTCGCGTGTCGCGTACCACTGGTCTGCTCGCGCTTGCCCTCTTTTGCGCCCTGCTTTTCGGGCTTCCGGCACTTGCCGCATTCGACACGACGCATACCATCCGCGTGTTCGACGCCTTCTACCGCTCGGGCGCTCTCGTCTTCGGCGGCGGTCACGTCGTGCTGCCGTTGCTGCAGCGTGAGACCGTGGCTACCGGCTGGGTATCGCCTAACGATTTTCTTGCTGGCTACGGGGCTGCCCAGGCTGTGCCCGGCCCGCTTTTCACGTTTGCCGCTTTCCTTGGATGGATCATGAGCGGCCCATCCAGTCATGCGCTGGGTGCCACGGTGGCGCTGGCAGGTATCTTTTTACCCGGCCTCCTTCTGGTGCTCGCGGCGCTGCCATACTGGCTGGCGCTGCGCGCCCGTCCGTCGATGGCGGCCATGCTTGCGGGCGTGAATGCAGCCGTGGTGGGGCTGCTCGCGATGGCGCTCTATTCGCCCGTCTGGACGAGCGCCGTACAAACGCGGATCGACTTTGTCATCGCGGCCATCGGCTTCGTTTTGCTCACACGCTGGAAAGTGCCGCCACTCGCCGTCGTGGTACTTTCAGCGGTGGCGGGTGTCGCTGAAATGCTCTCTCGGTAAGCGGCAAAACTCAGCCTCGCCAGGCCTGAAGAAACCTTAGCCACGCCGTCGCG
The nucleotide sequence above comes from Paraburkholderia flagellata. Encoded proteins:
- a CDS encoding site-specific integrase translates to MKTRHTPLPAPAPSEAPGFPDADELAMLRAWYAGLAVRSAVERYLPSALGDGKSARGVLGRIRRRLIAIARAAHRDDLVALLDHPVEERERHAKAVAQAIDSLRTARPPEPQIADDIAQWFAPRAVRALYAHGITTLADLTVRIPRRRQWWKAVPGLGMASARAIEAFFAAWPALTEKARALIVASQRGDIAPWESLKLPHEVDGSEGAFRAPRATCTLDASNDYEAVQTWLALHESPATQRTYRKEAERLILWAIVERGRALSSLTTEDAIAYRAFLRHPSPRGRWVGPVRARTSPDWRPFNGSLSARSVAHALSILGALFRWLIEQRYVLANPFSGVKVRGASGAQVLDTSHAFSEGEWALARTIADGLEWSYGWSAPAAQRLRFLLDFGYATGLRASELVGATLGHVETDARGDHWLRVTGKGKKLARVALPPLAWEALARYLAERDLPVVPLRWNPATPVIGSLEADSDATISSARLWGVLRRFFLLAAQAIEADHAPLAEKLRRASPHWMRHTHATHALGRGAELTTVRDNLRHASVSTTSIYLHSDEVKRARQIADAFAKPK
- the bfr gene encoding bacterioferritin, whose product is MQSDPKVIEYLNAELKNELTAINQYFLHARLYGHWGLAGLGKHEYDESIEEMKHADKLIERILMLDGLPNLQDLSKLLIGEDVREVLECDLKLERIAQAQCKEAIPYCESVRDFVSREIFVEILDDTEDHIDWLEIQLGLIDKIGLENYQQSAMGSVS
- the chrA gene encoding chromate efflux transporter, which translates into the protein METGMSTSQPARARSALEVLRVFLKLGLTSFGGPIAHIGYFRREFVERRRWLDDETFTDLVGLCQFLPGPASSQTGFSIGLLRAGWLGGLAAWCGFTLPSVALLIAFAIIAPELGGPAGSGLIHGLKLVAVAVVAQAVWDMARRLCPDRRRGGIALVAVVFLAMMNTAYAQLIVIVLGAVLGIVLCRSTSLGTVVGSREPMLAFRVSRTTGLLALALFCALLFGLPALAAFDTTHTIRVFDAFYRSGALVFGGGHVVLPLLQRETVATGWVSPNDFLAGYGAAQAVPGPLFTFAAFLGWIMSGPSSHALGATVALAGIFLPGLLLVLAALPYWLALRARPSMAAMLAGVNAAVVGLLAMALYSPVWTSAVQTRIDFVIAAIGFVLLTRWKVPPLAVVVLSAVAGVAEMLSR